tttcaTCACGAACTATCAACTAAATATAATTACTGCCTCtctctccagctcttcgCCGTCTCTTgacactactgtactgtactgggCTGGCTGCACATAGTCGATACTACAAAAGCGGGTGCTCcgttctacttgtactaccCTAGATACATCATCAACGAATAAAATAGATAAAGTACTTTGACTCTACCAGGGCCAGCCTGTCAAGCAAAAAGTCCTACTCCTGGTCGGGAGACTCATCAGTCTCAACATTCTCTTCAGTCTCATGTCCCTCCCCGAGATCTTCAATGAGACATCCGGGACAGAAGACGGGACAGTTGGGATGGTTGCAGAATCCTCCGCCGGCGGGAGcgtttctcttctccagatcccGGGCACTTCGAGAGGCGATTCCCATGATCTCTCGAACGACGCTGGCAAGCTTCTGGCCTCGCATTTCAGGGGTGACGGACTCCCGAAGAGTTCGAGCGTGGTAGAtggcctcgtcgtcaaactCGGGGGTCTCATGGCTGTTGACTACAATCAGAATGGGCTCGTTCTCGCCGGTGGAGCCGGACGAAACGTCCAGATAGTTGGCCAGCGAGTTGCCGCCAGCAATGGAAAACTTCTTGGTCTCGCCGTAAAGATAGTTGATATCGTGGTCAATATGGTCCACCAGAGCCACGGCCAGGTGCTTGGAGAAAccgagcttcttggcgttCCACTTGTTGCTCTCGGCATGCTTGGAAAGAGCAGAGTGGGTCTGGTCCAGCAGAGTCACGGTGAAGTGCTCGGCCGAGACGAGTGTAgcgagaagaaggggaaGAAGTTGCATGTTTGAGTGATACAGAAGAGAGACATACTGGCCCCCATTCACCCCCTTATATATGTGCTTGCCCAACTGCCCACCTTTCCCCGAGACAAACCCTGATCGGACGAGTTTCCGTCGATcacccatctccaccttgacTAAACTCAATCAGCGTCGGAAACCTCGATAACGGCGATAACGCGGGATCCGTCTTGGCAGATCTTGGCAGAAGGCTTAGCTACTGAATCGGAACGAACTACGCGGGTTGAAAGACAGAAAAGAACGAAAAGAGATTGAAAGGAGATTGAAAAGAGATTGAAAAGAGATTGAAAAGAGACCTGACGCACCCACCCGATCATTCTCGACGTCCTCTCACCCGTCTGACTGTACCTCAAGGTTTGATATGGCCGGGAGATATTATCTGCAGGATACGATGGTAGAGTGGATAAAGTGTGAATCAGAGCAAATGGTGGGGTTACTTCGGAGTAGCAATGGACATTTCCGGACTTTTCCTTGTGAATATAGGTGTATATACATTTTGGTGGTCGGAGTTCTGTGACGGAGGATACTCCCGTAGATAGCATCCACTACCATCGTCATACTGAACGCCGACGTGCACCATCGTGTGCAAATCCGTCTCTATTAAAATCCGTCTTTATGCACAATCGCAGCGTCGGAGAGGGTTATCAGAGTTCTGTACCAACGCCTCGAATCTATTGGTTATCTATTTCAAGTCTTAGACATTGTATTTGAAAAAGACTCCGAGCTTGTCAACCGCCTCGTCCACatacttgtccttgtcgtaAAGATCAAAGTGAGAAGCATCCCGAATGGTGAACAAACTGACGAGATCGTCTCCAACCTGGTCCAACAGCTGCTGACTGTACCATTTGGTGGTGGCTTCAGTGCCCACAATCAGCATTGTAGGCTGGGTCAAAAACTCTTTTGCGAGATGAAAGGCGTCGTAGGTGGCCAGCTGGGTTAAACTGCGTCCAGTGAACTTGCTGGGTGCATCCGGATGGGCTCCCCGAAGAGTTCGATAGTACTCGTATGCGTCCTGCTGCTCTTTAGTGTCCGACGAGTTCTTTGTCTCGGGGGACCAATCCATGATGAGAATGGCTCCGTGATTGGCTTCTTCGGTGCGGGCCTCGGCTCCTTCCTCCAGCAGATGTGGGGCAATGTCTTTGCGTCCTCCTTCCCATCCCTCTCTAAACATCTGTCCGATATTCACACAGTTGACCGCTCCTACCGCCTTGATTCGATGGTCGTTCATGGCGGCGTTGATGACGTAGCCTCCAGCCGTGCAGATGCCCAGAGCACAGATCTTGTCCACGTAGTCCACGGTGGTCAGATAATCAACCACCGCTGACACGTCTTCCACACGAACATAGGGGTCCTCCAGATGCCGTGGAGACCCCGTGCTGCCTCCGTTGTACGAGGAGTCGAACACCACGGTCACAAACCCCTTGGCTCGGGCCAATTTGCGTCCATACACGCTGGCACACTGCTCCTTGACGCCTCCGGCGGGATGCGCAATGATTATGGcggtgtacttgttggtcttgttgaAATCGGACGGAAAAAACAAGATTGCGGCGTTGGTGATTCCGGCTCCATTGCGGTTGGCTACGCTCACTTTTTCCTGCACAACTTTGCTGTCCTCGCCGTCCGAAGACGACGGTGGTGGAAGGGCGATGATGGCCATTTTCTGCTGAGCTTGGTTGTACCAgttgttggacatgtctcCGATTTTCAAGGCATCATTTGACATGTCTGCGGCCCGTGCATAATAATGTCGCTTATCCAAACTTTGATTGAGGACAAGGAATAAGATGGAAAATTGAacaaaaaattgaaaaattgaaaaaaaaaaattggaaaaTTGAACAAAAAATTGGAAAATTGAACAAAAAATTGGAAAATTGGACAAAAAAATGAATTAAAAAATGAATTAAAATGAACATTTTAAAATAAAGAAATTGTTCGACGAATAGTATTAAATCATTACAATCAGCACGTATATCTGTGTTGATTGACCTACTTTTTGCTCCTAGTCGTATTGACAGAATTACtgctctacttgtactcacaTCCAATAAAAATACATTATCTATCCCTCTCTCAATAAATACTACTTGCTGTAATGCCCCGATCTAGTGGGCTGGGGCATATCCATCCGGTTGCGGTTAAACATGTCCGAATGGTCGTGGTCCTGCTTCAGCTTGGGCTGGAAACTGTAGTCATTCTTGGCCACAGGACCGTACTGCGACTTGGGCGGAATGTATCCCGACGACTGTGGACGTGGCAACCCTCCACCCTGTCCTCCACCTCGCTTTTCGGCCTTGCGTCGCTTTTTGCTCTCCTGTCGTTCCCGCTCCCGTTTCTCCCTTCGCGCATctcgtccaccaccaaacCCGCTGTTCTGGCCCTCATTCCCTCGGCTACCTTGATTGTTATAGCTGTTGCCGTAACTGCCGCCGTAACTGCCGCCGTAGCTGTTGTGTCCCCTGTTCTTCTCCCGCTCCAGATCGTCAAAGTACCGTTTCTGGATATCATAGCGGCCCTTTCTGGGCAAATTGCCGCCGGAAAACGCCGACGGCTCCTTGAATCGCAACGTCATGTTGCGGGTATCTGTGCACTCGTCACCGTAATGTCCCTGACCGCCGCAATGGTAGCAAAAGACGCAGTTGGTGCCGTGGGGGCCCCGTCGGTCCTTGACATAGTCTCGCCAGATCAAATGGCACTTGTCCTCGGTGTGGATGCGTGAATCGCACCGCCAGCAGAAAATCGTGCGCTTGCTTTGTGTGCACTCGGCTCGTAGATGGCCCGACTCGCCACAGTTGGAGCATTTGCGTAACATGGTGCAGTCGGCGGTATCATGgtcctccagagctccaCAGGTGAAACATCGCATCACCTTGCAGTCCGCCGAAATGTGGCCTCGCTTGTGACACGTCCGACACGTGGGCCcttgctcctcctccttacCGAAATACCGGCCCTCGCCTCTCATTTCAATGAGCTGATCTTCCCCATCATCCACGTCGTCCACCCCCACGGACTGGAACGCCTCCACGGGGGTTTTGCTGGGTTTTTCCGTGTCCGAGTCTTCTAAAACGGTGTATGCAGGCGCACTGGCCTCTGTGTCCATGAAGAACAGGTCAGACACGTCTTCGTCGGAACTCATGGTCGTTTTGTATATGCTGTTAAGTGTTTTGTGAGTACCGTtattttcaaaaaaaaatattgtGCATACCACTAATGGCCTGAACTTTATTTTGGGACAAGACTATAAAGTAGCGAGTGTACGCCATCACACAGGTGAATCGGGTTGGTTTAAGGGGATGTTTAGGTGTGTGTTGTACTTTtttgtcttgttttttctCCTGGTGTGTTTGTATATTTTTCCtgatgtttttttctgattttttCTGATTTTTGTCGATTTGCCTGATTTTCCTGATTTTCCTGATTTTCTCAAATTTGGTATATATTCCAATTAATTCAGAGTAAAAAAGAAAACTTGTAATTCTTCAAGCgaaactacttgtacactgCCGAATTGATAGTCCTACACACATTgaacatgtacaagtacgataccgGTACAATACCCGCAGTCGTACTCGCCGTACAGTAGCTCCTTACaatatatacttgtagattcCATATGTACTTGCCCTGTGGTCCATTTTTTCCTTCCCGTGACCCATCACTCCACTCAACTGAAGAACTTTGCGTACTGAGccttctgcttcttttccttcatTTCACtctcctgcttgagagcCGTCAGACTCTTGGAGATTTGGGGATCGCTCGGCAACAGCTCGTGGGCCTGTTCCAGATCATTGATGGCCcgctcctgcttcttgagTCCCTGGTATGCCGAAGATCGTCGCGAAAGAGCCTTGGCCCTGTCCCTGGAGGTGGCACACTCCATTTCCAgggccgaggtggtggagttgatgaCCTGATCGTACTTTTTCAGCTGCAGAGCCACCAGACCCATGTTTTGATTCAGCGCCAGTTTGGCCTTTTGGAACTCGTCGTAAGCCTTTTTGCTGCTGTCCGGGTCCGGCGACAGCTCAAACACATATCTCAGGGCCTTTTTGTACTTTTGCAGAGCCACTCGCAGCACCATGGccctctcctcctcgctctcGGCGTCTCCAGCCATCTTGTACACCTCGGTGGCGTACGCCTTGATCTCCAGGGTCACTCTGAGGGCCTGCTCGGGGTCGTCAAAGTTGAGTtcgccctcctccttgccCACATTGAAGTTGTCGTCCGGGTGCTCTTCGTACTTGTCGGCTGTGAGTCCGTCCTGGGAGCCGATGAAGGGCAAGAGCAGCTTTGCGTCTCGTTTCAGCTCCCCGcagttggtgatggtaACGGGCAGCACGGGAACGTCTCCGGGGGCCgtgtccagctcctccagctgtcGAAGCACACTTTTGCCGGCCACCACCTTGCCAAAGGCCACATGCTTGCCGTCGAGATGCGGCGAGCCCTTGAGAGTGACGAAAAACTGGctcttgttggagttggggCCCGCGTTGGCCATACTCAGCACAAACGGCTCGGCGTGGTTGTGCACAAAGTTCTCATCGTCAAACTGGTCGCCGTAGATGGAGGTTCCTCCGGTCCCGTCGCCGTAGACAATGTCGCCTCCCTGGATGGCAAAGTTTCGCACAATGCGATGGATATTGCTGTCCTTGAACGTGAGGGGCACCGAGCCCTCGGGGGTGGGCTTGTCTCCCTTGCACAGCGCCCGGAAGTTGGCCGAGGTGAGCGGTGTGtcgtcaaacagctcgAAGACGACCCGGCCAACCGGCTCGCCGCCCACAGCAAAGTCCATGTACACGAAAGCCGACATTTTCAAACAAAAAGGGGTTGCGCGTGGTCAAGTCGGGGGTGCTGGGTCCTGctttctctttctctgaTCTCCGTCTGCAGCTTTTGGCAATTTAAATGGTTATTCACCAGCTGAACCTAAAGCAACATTTTttgaagaaaagaaaaaaaagaaaagaaaaaaaagtgggGGCTTTTGTATAAAATTATGTCGCTTAATTACTAGAGTGGGGCAAAACTGGAGACAAAATAACGGCCAAAAGAGCCCACATAGCCGAATACGACCCATATCCGCACGTGCTCTCCACGGAATAGTAcagacaaggaggacaagtaCACCGACAGTCGTCCACTATCCCGCCATATCACCGCTCCTGGACCCTCCTGATCCTTGTCTGGAGACGCTCATTGACGTCACGCCAGATGTGGCTCGGGACTGTAGCAAGGATGAACACAATGGTATCAACACCGTTCACTGGCACTCGTACTATGTagacatggccaaggaccAGACACGCTTTGCAGTCGAGAGACGCGCCGCAGAGCCCAGACGGGAAAGATCAGTCGTGTGAAATAAGAGCTTTAACATTGGTGCTAACTGGAGCCTGACCCAATGAACCTCAGCACcggagctacagtataatCAGGCCTCTGTGAAGCGTGCTTGATATGCCACAGCATCCAGTGATACCTGTTTGGAGCCGCCGATTCGAAATCTTGAGACCAATTGGCCGATCTTTGCCATCAAAGTGTCCGAGACTGTCCACTTGCTGTCTCGGAAAACCGCAATACAGCCCAAACCCGAGCCCAAACTGTTTTTCAGCCCTCACTAGCACCACTGTATCCCTTGCACTAGTCTCCCCGTATAGCCATGgacgtactgtaccgtagGTTCTGATAACGGTTGTAGGACACCATTTTGCCgtagaataaaaataaaaaaaaatataaaaaaacaagtacttgtacctcTTGGGCTATACCACACTGGTGAATGCGCTCGATAAACGAGTAGCCAGAGTTTGCATGTCTTATATCGGATAATATCAGCAGAAAGGAGCCGTTGACAGTCCCCGAAGCCACACACCCGTCAGTGTCGACAGATACGATACAATACGAGAATCGAGCACTGAGATCGCTTCCATAGGACTCCATACCGTTCACGGACACTGAACGACTGTCtacacttgtactgtagcaccTATCTTGTCGTCCATTGACATGCAGACTTTGAGATCAACCGATCCAATCCAACCGATGAAATATGGCACTGGCTACAGTCTTTGGTGTGCCgtatctacaagtagggtTACTCCGGGCTTCGGTCCGATTCACTACAGTAGGCTAGGTATGAGTACGAGTGACATGAATGGACACGGGTGAATCATGCGCATGTCCGGGTACGAGTATGAATGCTGTAGTGCACAATTTTTCTACTCTACAACACTCAAAAGTCGTGCGTTGGCTCTGTGTCAGTCGACGGTTTTCTATATCGATGCTTACAAAAACATGCCCTGGGCCTCGAGTGAGTCAATCAAAGGCTGCAGAGGCTCACGTTCCTTCTCATCAATCAGATCAAAGTTGATGACAAACCCGATAAAGTGGGTAAACAGAGAGTTCCAGTGGCTCTGGATGCCCAGATGGCACATTTTGTCAAAGTGGTTGTGGTAAATGTGTGCAAAGACACGGAACATTTGGCGGAAAATGTTTTTGAGAATGCTGATGAAATGCGGCGGGAACGGCACCCCCACCTTTGTGGGGAAAATGGTCTTGTCTTCGAGTTTGGACGTGATCCACGAAAACGTGTAATCAATGTAAGTGGCTGCTGGCAGTCGCACCGCCTTCTTGGATGCGTCTATCCACAGATAGTCCACGCCGGGACCGGCGTTCATGGTGGGACAGGCCTGTGGGGTCACAAACTCGGAGATGGCGTCGTAGAAGGAGTTGAGTAGTGCGAAGAACTCATGTGCGTAAAGCGCCAGCCACTCGTTGGTGTCGACATAGTTGGGCTGCTGCACAATGGTCTTGAAGTTGCCGGTGACCAGCGCTTGGCGCACAAACGGCTGGCACATGAACAGCGGCTTCTGCTGCACCTTGCCGCCATTGTTGGAGCTTGCCACCGTGTTGGAATTGGAGTTGTTTGTGTAGCTGGTGGCCCGGCTTATGCTAGAGAgagatgacgacgacgacactGACAGCGACGACGCCGACGCCTGCA
The Yarrowia lipolytica chromosome 1A, complete sequence genome window above contains:
- a CDS encoding uncharacterized protein (Compare to YALI0A17259g, no similarity), yielding MQLLPLLLATLVSAEHFTVTLLDQTHSALSKHAESNKWNAKKLGFSKHLAVALVDHIDHDINYLYGETKKFSIAGGNSLANYLDVSSGSTGENEPILIVVNSHETPEFDDEAIYHARTLRESVTPEMRGQKLASVVREIMGIASRSARDLEKRNAPAGGGFCNHPNCPVFCPGCLIEDLGEGHETEENVETDESPDQE
- a CDS encoding uncharacterized protein (Compare to YALI0A17336g, similar to uniprot|P43563 Saccharomyces cerevisiae YFL034C-B MOB2 component of the RAM signaling network, localizes and activates the Ace2p in the daughter cell nucleus to direct daughter cell-specific transcription of several genes involved in cell separation; Mob1p-like protein, similar to Saccharomyces cerevisiae MOB2 (YFL034C-B); ancestral locus Anc_8.29); its protein translation is MCQPFVRQALVTGNFKTIVQQPNYVDTNEWLALYAHEFFALLNSFYDAISEFVTPQACPTMNAGPGVDYLWIDASKKAVRLPAATYIDYTFSWITSKLEDKTIFPTKVGVPFPPHFISILKNIFRQMFRVFAHIYHNHFDKMCHLGIQSHWNSLFTHFIGFVINFDLIDEKEREPLQPLIDSLEAQGMFL
- a CDS encoding uncharacterized protein (Compare to YALI0A17292g, weakly similar to uniprot|P40507 Saccharomyces cerevisiae YIL079c), which translates into the protein MSSDEDVSDLFFMDTEASAPAYTVLEDSDTEKPSKTPVEAFQSVGVDDVDDGEDQLIEMRGEGRYFGKEEEQGPTCRTCHKRGHISADCKVMRCFTCGALEDHDTADCTMLRKCSNCGESGHLRAECTQSKRTIFCWRCDSRIHTEDKCHLIWRDYVKDRRGPHGTNCVFCYHCGGQGHYGDECTDTRNMTLRFKEPSAFSGGNLPRKGRYDIQKRYFDDLEREKNRGHNSYGGSYGGSYGNSYNNQGSRGNEGQNSGFGGGRDARREKRERERQESKKRRKAEKRGGGQGGGLPRPQSSGYIPPKSQYGPVAKNDYSFQPKLKQDHDHSDMFNRNRMDMPQPTRSGHYSK
- a CDS encoding uncharacterized protein (Compare to YALI0A17314g, similar to uniprot|Q9P3X9 Neurospora crassa Peptidyl- prolyl cis-trans isomerase), which translates into the protein MSAFVYMDFAVGGEPVGRVVFELFDDTPLTSANFRALCKGDKPTPEGSVPLTFKDSNIHRIVRNFAIQGGDIVYGDGTGGTSIYGDQFDDENFVHNHAEPFVLSMANAGPNSNKSQFFVTLKGSPHLDGKHVAFGKVVAGKSVLRQLEELDTAPGDVPVLPVTITNCGELKRDAKLLLPFIGSQDGLTADKYEEHPDDNFNVGKEEGELNFDDPEQALRVTLEIKAYATEVYKMAGDAESEEERAMVLRVALQKYKKALRYVFELSPDPDSSKKAYDEFQKAKLALNQNMGLVALQLKKYDQVINSTTSALEMECATSRDRAKALSRRSSAYQGLKKQERAINDLEQAHELLPSDPQISKSLTALKQESEMKEKKQKAQYAKFFS
- a CDS encoding uncharacterized protein (Compare to YALI0A17281g, similar to uniprot|Q8X8M5 Escherichia coli Orf hypothetical protein), yielding MSNDALKIGDMSNNWYNQAQQKMAIIALPPPSSSDGEDSKVVQEKVSVANRNGAGITNAAILFFPSDFNKTNKYTAIIIAHPAGGVKEQCASVYGRKLARAKGFVTVVFDSSYNGGSTGSPRHLEDPYVRVEDVSAVVDYLTTVDYVDKICALGICTAGGYVINAAMNDHRIKAVGAVNCVNIGQMFREGWEGGRKDIAPHLLEEGAEARTEEANHGAILIMDWSPETKNSSDTKEQQDAYEYYRTLRGAHPDAPSKFTGRSLTQLATYDAFHLAKEFLTQPTMLIVGTEATTKWYSQQLLDQVGDDLVSLFTIRDASHFDLYDKDKYVDEAVDKLGVFFKYNV